One Euphorbia lathyris chromosome 1, ddEupLath1.1, whole genome shotgun sequence DNA segment encodes these proteins:
- the LOC136210557 gene encoding uncharacterized protein, translated as MASGWMKSLQCKSRAVEDVLSPNPKYLIPSSSCRKSAQSIKDVIDTATATASKHHRPTTAKHHREYRRHNHQKPIPFSPNHTKSKTKPESVSAPPSRSHSTRNPDPLFPALTEVPDGHPSRNVVEIIFHTSWSNKSFPGRIEMIFKVHNGSRTVSRFDEYREMVKTRAALSGGSTWEENARCVADGNEMMRFYCLGPAGGVHETRGGAWVFPAGKGAAICTFSGSGPAHESAGGGNGRRAMLVCRVIAGRVSKQIELESLMDGRVGFDSVSGGNGELLVFDPHAVLPCFLIIYKL; from the coding sequence ATGGCGAGCGGCTGGATGAAGTCATTGCAATGTAAATCAAGAGCTGTTGAAGATGTTCTTAGCCCTAACCCTAAATACCTAATCCCTAGCTCCAGTTGCAGAAAGAGTGCTCAAAGCATCAAAGACGTCATCGACACGGCCACAGCCACCGCTTCTAAGCACCATAGACCGACCACCGCCAAGCACCACCGTGAATACCGACGGCATAACCACCAGAAACCGATTCCATTTTCCCCAAATCACACCAAATCCAAGACGAAACCCGAATCCGTTTCAGCTCCTCCTTCTCGTTCTCATTCTACTCGTAACCCGGACCCGCTCTTCCCAGCTCTCACGGAGGTTCCCGACGGCCATCCATCGCGTAATGTGGTGGAGATTATCTTTCATACTAGCTGGAGCAACAAATCTTTTCCGGGTCGGATCGAGATGATATTCAAAGTCCATAACGGGTCGAGAACTGTTTCCAGATTCGACGAGTATCGCGAGATGGTTAAAACCCGAGCTGCATTATCCGGTGGTAGTACGTGGGAGGAGAATGCGCGGTGCGTCGCGGACGGGAATGAGATGATGCGGTTCTACTGCTTGGGACCTGCTGGAGGAGTTCATGAAACGCGCGGCGGCGCGTGGGTTTTTCCTGCTGGGAAAGGAGCTGCGATATGTACGTTTTCCGGGAGCGGTCCGGCGCACGAAAGTGCTGGCGGTGGGAATGGACGGAGGGCGATGTTGGTGTGTCGAGTGATAGCGGGTCGGGTTTCGAAGCAAATAGAGTTGGAGTCGTTGATGGATGGACGGGTCGGGTTTGACTCGGTGAGTGGGGGTAATGGCGAGTTGCTGGTTTTTGATCCTCATGCTGTTTTACCGTGCTTTCTTATTATctataaattgtaa
- the LOC136210558 gene encoding adenine phosphoribosyltransferase 4, which produces MSASRVEDPRIHGIQTKIRVVPDFPKPGIMFQDITTLLLDPKAFKDTIDLFVERYKGKNISIVAGIEARGFIFGPPIALAIGAKFVPLRKPKKLPGEVISQEYVLEYGRDCIEMHVGAVKSGERALVVDDLIATGGTLCAAMSLLERAGAEVAECACVIELPDLKGRERLNGKALYVLVESH; this is translated from the exons ATGTCGGCTTCCAGGGTTGAAGATCCTCGTATCCATGGCATCCAAACTAAGATTCGCGTTGTCCCCGATTTCCCCAAACCAG GTATAATGTTTCAGGATATAACAACTCTATTACTCGATCCAAAAGCGTTCAAGGACACGATTGACTTGTTTGTTGAGCGCTACAAAGggaaaaatatttcaattgtTGCAG GAATAGAGGCGCGAGGATTTATTTTTGGGCCTCCTATTGCATTGGCAATTGGAGCTAAGTTTGTTCCATTAAGAAAACCAAAGAAATTGCCTG GTGAAGTTATATCACAAGAGTATGTTCTGGAATATGGAAGAGATTGTATTGAGATGCATGTTGGCGCAGTCAAATCTGGGGAACGTGCTTTGGTGGTTGATGATTTGATTGCCACTGGCGGTACTTTGTGTGCTGCTATGAGTTTGCTTG AACGCGCTGGAGCTGAAGTTGCGGAATGTGCATGTGTTATTGAATTACCAGATTTAAAG GGGCGGGAGAGGTTGAACGGGAAGGCGTTGTATGTGTTGGTTGAGTCACACTAA
- the LOC136210559 gene encoding protein IN CHLOROPLAST ATPASE BIOGENESIS, chloroplastic-like isoform X2, translated as MEMPVVEVHKHGVWLLAKTVDQFIHRILVEEDAKMTSKCKEELLCAAADAGENLYTMGDFAESKISDLDVYLIKKVGLFPDVLERRAMRHLAKRDHLTA; from the exons ATGGAAATGCCAGTGGTGGAGGTTCATAAACATGGAGTTTGGCTTCTTGCAAAGACT GTAGATCAATTTATCCACAGAATTCTAGTTGAGGAAGATGCCAAAATGACATCAAAATGCAAGGAGGAGCTATTATGTGCTGCAGCTGATGCTGGGGAGAATCTTTATACCATGGGCGACTTTGCCGAGTCAAAGATTTCTGACCTAGACGTGTATCTCATAAAAAAG GTTGGTTTGTTTCCGGATGTTCTAGAGCGAAGAGCAATGCGGCATTTGGCAAAAAGAGACCAT CTTACTGCCTAA
- the LOC136210559 gene encoding protein IN CHLOROPLAST ATPASE BIOGENESIS, chloroplastic-like isoform X3: MEMPVVEVHKHGVWLLAKTVDQFIHRILVEEDAKMTSKCKEELLCAAADAGENLYTMGDFAESKISDLDVYLIKKVGLFPDVLERRAMRHLAKRDHL; the protein is encoded by the exons ATGGAAATGCCAGTGGTGGAGGTTCATAAACATGGAGTTTGGCTTCTTGCAAAGACT GTAGATCAATTTATCCACAGAATTCTAGTTGAGGAAGATGCCAAAATGACATCAAAATGCAAGGAGGAGCTATTATGTGCTGCAGCTGATGCTGGGGAGAATCTTTATACCATGGGCGACTTTGCCGAGTCAAAGATTTCTGACCTAGACGTGTATCTCATAAAAAAG GTTGGTTTGTTTCCGGATGTTCTAGAGCGAAGAGCAATGCGGCATTTGGCAAAAAGAGACCAT TTATAA
- the LOC136210559 gene encoding protein IN CHLOROPLAST ATPASE BIOGENESIS, chloroplastic-like isoform X1: MEMPVVEVHKHGVWLLAKTVDQFIHRILVEEDAKMTSKCKEELLCAAADAGENLYTMGDFAESKISDLDVYLIKKVGLFPDVLERRAMRHLAKRDHLMEVIL; this comes from the exons ATGGAAATGCCAGTGGTGGAGGTTCATAAACATGGAGTTTGGCTTCTTGCAAAGACT GTAGATCAATTTATCCACAGAATTCTAGTTGAGGAAGATGCCAAAATGACATCAAAATGCAAGGAGGAGCTATTATGTGCTGCAGCTGATGCTGGGGAGAATCTTTATACCATGGGCGACTTTGCCGAGTCAAAGATTTCTGACCTAGACGTGTATCTCATAAAAAAG GTTGGTTTGTTTCCGGATGTTCTAGAGCGAAGAGCAATGCGGCATTTGGCAAAAAGAGACCAT CTTATGGAAGTTATTCTCTAG